The following proteins come from a genomic window of Coffea arabica cultivar ET-39 chromosome 11c, Coffea Arabica ET-39 HiFi, whole genome shotgun sequence:
- the LOC113715894 gene encoding uncharacterized protein has translation MPRSSHTEELIFDLEVEKIARRTRKETRQLREEQSSVTSQRLDPEAELTDLRGDNSSDSYQENVVMANTQTLRELAAPNLTQQPLCITFPRLSENAAFELKPDLIHLLPTFHDLPGEEPHKHIQEFDVYFYEGLLMNDRNIIDASSGGALVNKTTQEAWELIERMAENCQQFGTRKDVPMRNVNELQEEGTEQANMAGNMPMPRRQYDPYSNSYNSGSRDHPNLSYGGNKQQNFIPNRQQGFQQQYQTRNQPSSASGMSLEDMVKTIASNTMKFQQDTEASSQEMKVRMQNLKNQMIQLASIVNRLDSQGKGKLPSQPEVNPKNVSAMTLRSGKEVEGPAPVAPKDKNEDRIEKELEEEGTPGTNKEVIRNPVIPVKPNPPPFPSRLERPKKQDKEKEILDMFRKVEINIPLLDAIKQVPRYAKFLKDLCINRKKLRGDERIIVGENVSAVLQRKLRPKCGDPRMFTIPCKIGNTSIRNAMLDLGASINVIPKVIYASLNLDPLKETGIIIQLADRTNVYPDGVIEDVLVQVNNLVFSADFYILDMGDEHSPNLSPILLGRPFLSTARTKIDVSEGTLTMEFDGQIVHFNIFEAMKYPCHSNAIFAVSVIDPFV, from the exons ATGCCTCGTTCTTCTCACACAGAAGAATTAATTTTCGATCTTGAAGTAGAGAAGATCGCGCGTAGAACGAGAAAAGAAACCAGACAACTCAGAGAGGAGCAATCCAGTGTGACATCTCAAAGACTAGATCCAGAGGCTGAGTTGACAGATTTACGTGGCGATAATTCGAGTGATTCGTACCAAGAGAACGTCGTCATGGCAAACACacaaacattaagggagttggctgctccaaACTTGACCCAACAACCTCTTTGCATAACTTTTCCTCGCCTTAGTGAGAATGCAGCTTTTGAATTAAAACCTGATCTAATACATTTGTTGCCTACTTTTCATGATCTGCCAGGAGAGGAACCCCATAAACACATACAGGAATTTGATGTG TACTTCTACGAGGGGCTACTGATGAACGATAGAAATATCATTGATGCATCAAGTGGTGGTGCACTGGTGAATAAGACTACCCAAGAGGCATGGGAACTAATCGAGCGAATGGCAGAGAACTGCCAGCAGTTTGGTACGAGAAAGGATGTTCCTATGAGAAATGTCAACGAG TTACAAGAGGAGGGAACTGAGCAAGCAAACATGGCTGGTAACATGCCCATGCCACGTAGACAGTATGACCCCTATTCTAACTCATACAATTCGGGTTCGAGGGATCATCCAAATCTGAGTTATGGGggaaataagcaacaaaatttcATCCCTAATAGACAGCAAGGCTTCCAGCAacaatatcaaacaaggaatcaACCCTCCTCTGCCTCAGGTATGTCCCTAGAAGACATGGTTAAAACCATAGCCTCTAATACTATGAAATTTCAGCAGGACACTGAGGCCAGCAGTCAAGAGATGAAGGTGCGTATGCAAAACTTGAAAAATCAGATGATTCAATTGGCCTCAATTGTCAACCGACTGGACTCCCAGGGAAAGGGAAAACTTCCATCCCAACCTGAGGTGAATCCCAAGAATGTAAGTGCAATGACCCTCAGGAGTGGGAAAGAGGTTGAAGGACCAGCACCAGTGGCTCCGAAGGACAAGAATGAGGACCGCATTGAGAAGGAGCTTGAGGAAGAAGGAACGCCTGGCACAAATAAAGAGGTAATACGTAACCCAGTGATTCCAGTTAAGCCTAACCCACCACCTTTTCCTAGCAGGTTGGAAAGGCCTAAAAAGCAagacaaggaaaaggaaattctGGATATGTTTAGGAAGGTGGAGATAAATATCCCCTTACTTGACGCAATTAAGCAAGTACCCCGGTATGCCAAATTTTTGAAGGACCTATGCATCaataggaagaaattgaggggaGATGAAAGGATAATTGTAGGAGAGAACGTATCCGCAGTGCTTCAAAGAAAACTTCGGCCCAAGTGTGGAGACCCACGTATGTTCACTATCCCTTGTAAAATAGGGAACACTAGCATTAGGAATGCCATGTTAGATCTAGGAGCCTCTATAAATGTGATACCCAAGGTTATTTATGCTTCTCTAAATTTGGATCCCTTAAAGGAAACTGGCATTATAATTCAATTGGCTGATAGGACTAATGTTTATCCCGATGGGGTGATAGAAGATGTGTTAGTGCAAGTGAACAATTTAGTGTTCTCGGCTGATTTTTATATTCTTGATATGGGTGATGAACACTCTCCAAATCTATCACCAATTTTGTTGGGGAGGCCCTTCTTGAGTACGGCTCGTacaaaaattgatgttagtGAGGGCACCCTAacgatggaatttgatggacaaatagttcatttcaatataTTTGAGGCTATGAAATATCCGTGTCATTCTAATGCTATTTTTGCTGTGAGTGTAATTGACCCTTTTGTGTAA